A single region of the Duganella sp. BuS-21 genome encodes:
- the moaE gene encoding molybdopterin synthase catalytic subunit MoaE: MSLSEVRIQTEDFDLTTEIARLRAGHPKVGGVVSFVGTVRDLNEGAAVSAMELEHYPGMTEQSISDVIDRAKQRWPIVSALVIHRVGPLLPKDQIVLVAVTSAHRGEAFAASEFIIDYLKTEAPFWKKEQTPDGARWVDARVSDDAALEKWESPLTGHEGWCPRPRA; this comes from the coding sequence GTGAGCTTGAGCGAAGTCCGTATCCAGACCGAAGATTTCGATCTGACCACGGAAATCGCCCGGCTGCGCGCTGGCCATCCCAAGGTCGGCGGCGTGGTCAGCTTTGTCGGCACGGTGCGCGACCTGAACGAGGGCGCGGCCGTCTCGGCGATGGAACTGGAGCACTATCCCGGCATGACCGAGCAGTCGATCAGCGACGTGATCGACCGCGCCAAACAGCGCTGGCCCATCGTCAGCGCGCTGGTAATCCACCGTGTCGGGCCATTGTTGCCCAAGGATCAGATCGTGCTGGTGGCCGTGACCTCGGCCCACCGGGGCGAAGCCTTCGCCGCCAGCGAGTTCATCATTGACTATTTGAAAACCGAGGCGCCGTTCTGGAAGAAAGAGCAGACGCCCGACGGCGCGCGCTGGGTCGACGCCCGCGTCAGCGACGACGCCGCGTTGGAGAAGTGGGAATCGCCGCTAACCGGTCATGAGGGATGGTGTCCTCGCCCCCGAGCATGA
- a CDS encoding GNAT family N-acetyltransferase, giving the protein MSIRNLDRLFQPRSVAVIGASDNPQRIGTRVLANLLDGEFTRGGAQLWPVNPKHDSLRGLPCYARVGALPAAADLAIICTPPATVAGLINELGQNGTRAAIVMTADPAHGGGRGLREPMLQAAKPHLLRILGPGSVGLQSPALGLNASFTQMAAGAGKLAFVSQSGALATAVLDWAGQRGIGFSRFVAMGDGVDVDFGDLLDYLAADAATEAILLCIEKLSCARKFMSAGRLAARGKPVIVLKVGRDAAPGADLVFDAAIRRAGMLRVYSTEDLFDAVETLARRRPQRGERLAVLTNGGGLGLIAADALACSGAQLAPLSPETLKRLVQAGAPPTNPLDFLADVPVAHYTGAVAALLREPQADALLFLHAPTAMVASELIAAAVAPLMQAANKNVLSCWLGGGSVAQARKVFADAGLPTYDTPEKAVNGFLQIAQYRRNQELLMEVPTGAPSTGAGERAAARALVKAALDAGRSDLSDGDARALMAAYGLALATPQQAALTGATLAAARIQISHDPVFGPVVFFGQGGIAADVAADRAAGLPPLNMALARDMVSRTRVSRLLAQSQTPADAEALIRTLVQVADMVADLPELTELDLNPLLTMGGSTVALGARMQLAKARARRTELAIRPYPQELEERVDWGGGQILLRPIRPEDGAQHQVFFSALDADDIRLRFFSAMRELPPAQLARLTQIDYDRAMAFIATRPDADGQPETLGVVRAVLDPDNQSAEFAIIVRSDLKGRGLGYILFQKLVDYFRARGTREIVGDALSENTGVQKLIRHFGGVVLPHPEAGMVRLQLPLR; this is encoded by the coding sequence ATGAGCATCCGCAATCTCGACCGTCTGTTCCAACCGCGCTCGGTGGCCGTGATCGGCGCGTCGGACAATCCGCAGCGCATCGGCACGCGGGTGCTGGCCAACCTGCTGGACGGCGAATTCACGCGTGGCGGCGCGCAACTGTGGCCGGTCAATCCCAAGCATGACAGCTTGCGCGGCCTGCCGTGCTACGCCCGCGTAGGCGCCTTGCCGGCGGCGGCCGACCTGGCCATCATCTGCACGCCGCCGGCCACGGTGGCGGGCCTGATCAATGAATTGGGCCAGAACGGCACCAGGGCCGCCATCGTGATGACGGCCGATCCCGCCCATGGCGGCGGCCGCGGCCTGCGCGAGCCGATGCTGCAGGCGGCCAAGCCGCATCTGTTGCGCATCCTCGGCCCGGGTAGCGTCGGTCTGCAGTCGCCGGCGCTGGGCTTGAACGCCAGCTTCACGCAAATGGCGGCCGGCGCCGGCAAGCTGGCTTTCGTCTCGCAATCCGGCGCGCTGGCGACGGCGGTGCTCGATTGGGCGGGCCAGCGCGGCATCGGCTTCTCGCGCTTTGTCGCCATGGGCGATGGCGTGGATGTGGACTTCGGCGACCTGCTCGACTACCTGGCGGCCGATGCCGCCACCGAGGCGATCCTGCTCTGCATAGAAAAGCTCAGCTGTGCGCGCAAGTTCATGTCGGCCGGGCGGCTGGCAGCGCGCGGCAAACCGGTCATCGTGTTGAAAGTCGGACGCGACGCGGCGCCCGGTGCGGACCTGGTGTTCGACGCGGCGATCCGCCGCGCCGGTATGCTGCGTGTGTACTCCACCGAAGATTTGTTCGACGCCGTGGAAACGCTGGCGCGGCGCCGTCCGCAACGCGGCGAGCGGCTGGCCGTGCTGACCAACGGCGGCGGCCTGGGCCTGATCGCCGCCGATGCGCTGGCATGTAGTGGCGCCCAACTGGCGCCACTCTCGCCCGAAACACTGAAGCGGCTGGTTCAGGCCGGTGCGCCGCCGACCAATCCGCTCGACTTTTTAGCCGACGTGCCGGTCGCGCATTATACCGGCGCGGTGGCAGCGCTGCTGCGCGAGCCGCAGGCCGATGCGCTGCTGTTCCTGCACGCGCCCACGGCCATGGTGGCGAGCGAGCTGATCGCCGCCGCTGTCGCGCCGCTGATGCAGGCGGCCAACAAGAACGTGCTGTCGTGCTGGCTGGGCGGCGGCTCGGTGGCGCAGGCACGGAAGGTGTTTGCCGATGCCGGCTTGCCGACTTACGACACGCCGGAAAAAGCCGTCAACGGTTTCCTGCAGATCGCCCAGTACCGCCGCAACCAGGAACTGCTGATGGAAGTGCCGACCGGCGCACCGTCCACCGGCGCCGGCGAGCGCGCGGCCGCGCGGGCGCTGGTGAAGGCCGCGCTCGACGCCGGCCGCAGCGACTTGTCCGACGGCGATGCGCGCGCCTTGATGGCGGCCTACGGCCTGGCGCTGGCGACGCCGCAGCAGGCCGCGCTGACCGGAGCCACGCTGGCGGCGGCGCGCATCCAGATCAGTCACGATCCTGTGTTCGGGCCGGTGGTGTTCTTCGGCCAGGGCGGCATCGCCGCCGACGTCGCGGCCGACCGCGCGGCCGGGCTGCCGCCGCTGAACATGGCGCTGGCGCGCGACATGGTGAGCCGCACGCGCGTGTCGCGCCTGCTGGCGCAGAGCCAGACGCCGGCCGACGCCGAAGCGCTGATCCGCACGCTGGTGCAGGTGGCCGACATGGTGGCCGACCTGCCGGAACTGACCGAGCTCGATCTCAATCCGCTGCTGACGATGGGCGGCAGCACGGTGGCGCTGGGCGCGCGCATGCAGCTGGCCAAGGCGCGCGCGCGCCGCACCGAACTGGCGATCCGCCCGTATCCGCAGGAGCTGGAGGAGCGGGTGGATTGGGGCGGCGGCCAGATCCTGCTGCGCCCGATCCGGCCGGAGGACGGCGCGCAGCACCAGGTGTTCTTCAGTGCACTGGATGCGGACGATATCCGCCTGCGGTTTTTCTCGGCCATGCGCGAGCTGCCACCGGCACAGTTGGCGCGGTTGACGCAAATCGATTACGACCGCGCCATGGCCTTTATTGCCACGCGGCCCGACGCCGACGGCCAGCCGGAAACGCTGGGCGTGGTGCGCGCGGTGCTCGATCCCGACAATCAGTCTGCTGAATTTGCGATCATCGTGCGTTCCGATTTGAAAGGACGCGGACTCGGCTATATTTTGTTCCAAAAACTCGTCGATTATTTCCGCGCGCGCGGCACGCGCGAGATCGTCGGCGACGCCTTGTCGGAGAATACCGGCGTGCAAAAACTCATCCGTCACTTCGGCGGCGTGGTATTGCCGCATCCTGAAGCAGGAATGGTGCGTCTCCAACTGCCTTTGCGATAG
- a CDS encoding winged helix DNA-binding domain-containing protein, which translates to MTEPILSLSAARALHLAAQGLLQPRRRKARQEDLLAAIRQMGVLQIDTIHVVARSPYLVLWSRLGDYPQPWLEQALAGGALFEYWAHEACFVPVEDYGLYRHRMLEPETMGWKYSATWMSERRAEVDAVLEHIRHNGPTRSSDFERTDGQGGGWWSWKPEKRSLEVLFTTGALMISARHNFQRIYDLAERVLPHWDDRQLRSKDVVQRELVLKAVKAMGVARAPWISDYFRTRPPRLDPAELVEQGALLRAWVDDWDDPIYVHPDHAQLLADADAGALAPTLTTILSPFDPVVWDRRRAQELFDFDYRLECYTPAEKRKYGYFTLPILRRGALVGRLDAKAHRREGLFEVKSLVLEPSARVSQRFTRDVAGAVQRLADWHGCPRVQITQATPANFGTLLNRLLQQEVA; encoded by the coding sequence ATGACCGAACCGATATTGAGCTTGTCCGCCGCCCGGGCGCTGCATCTGGCGGCGCAGGGCCTGCTGCAGCCGCGCCGCCGCAAGGCGCGCCAGGAGGATCTGCTGGCGGCGATCCGCCAGATGGGCGTGCTGCAGATCGACACCATCCATGTGGTGGCGCGCAGCCCCTATCTGGTATTGTGGAGCCGCCTGGGCGACTATCCGCAGCCGTGGCTGGAGCAGGCGTTGGCCGGCGGCGCATTGTTCGAATACTGGGCGCACGAGGCCTGTTTCGTGCCGGTCGAGGATTATGGCCTGTACCGGCACCGCATGCTGGAACCGGAAACCATGGGCTGGAAATATTCGGCGACCTGGATGAGCGAGCGCCGCGCCGAGGTGGACGCGGTGCTGGAACATATCCGCCACAACGGCCCGACGCGCTCTTCGGACTTCGAGCGCACCGATGGCCAGGGCGGCGGCTGGTGGAGCTGGAAGCCGGAGAAGCGCTCGCTGGAGGTGCTGTTCACCACCGGCGCGCTGATGATCAGCGCGCGCCACAATTTTCAACGCATCTACGACCTGGCCGAACGCGTGCTGCCGCACTGGGACGACCGCCAGTTGCGCAGCAAGGATGTCGTGCAGCGCGAACTGGTGCTGAAAGCCGTCAAGGCCATGGGCGTCGCCCGCGCGCCCTGGATCAGCGACTACTTCCGCACCCGGCCGCCGCGCCTCGATCCGGCCGAGCTGGTGGAGCAGGGCGCCCTGCTGCGTGCCTGGGTCGACGACTGGGACGACCCGATCTACGTCCATCCCGACCACGCGCAATTGCTGGCCGACGCCGACGCCGGCGCGCTGGCGCCGACGCTGACCACCATCCTGTCGCCTTTCGATCCGGTGGTGTGGGACCGCCGCCGCGCCCAGGAACTGTTCGACTTCGACTACCGGCTGGAGTGCTACACGCCGGCCGAGAAGCGCAAATACGGCTACTTCACCTTGCCCATCCTGCGCCGTGGTGCGCTGGTCGGCCGCCTGGACGCCAAGGCGCACCGGCGCGAGGGCCTGTTCGAGGTGAAGTCGCTGGTGCTGGAGCCGTCCGCGCGCGTCAGCCAGCGCTTCACGCGCGACGTCGCCGGCGCCGTGCAGCGGCTGGCCGATTGGCACGGCTGCCCGCGCGTCCAGATCACCCAGGCGACGCCGGCCAACTTCGGCACACTATTGAACAGATTATTGCAACAGGAAGTCGCATGA
- a CDS encoding DUF2804 domain-containing protein — protein sequence MTLPAAPASLLAADGQPLFGRYAGQVGTIDWSLLAKPFARNPLWRRFHHKRWHYVALCTEQVFCAVAIVDLGWISTAFAYAFDRRDGDMLANFSQDGLPLVSAKLANHAGGSSRFKAKGAHIAIDANGDGSYRLMLDCDYLEIDASFGPGPSPLLLATGPIDKGSVHATQKSSAMPLSGEVRTWREDYKLDGGVASFDYSNGLLARNTAWRWASAHNLELGFNLQAGYFGAHENALWLDGDLIALAPAHFLYDKKDALSQWHIFTEDDMLDLIFTPEGARRDNKKMVVAASRYLQPIGTFSGWVRAAPDQPKRMVTQLMGVTEDHSSRW from the coding sequence ATGACCTTGCCCGCCGCCCCCGCCAGCCTGCTGGCCGCAGACGGACAGCCGCTGTTCGGACGCTACGCCGGCCAGGTCGGCACTATCGACTGGAGCCTGCTGGCCAAGCCCTTCGCCCGCAATCCGCTGTGGCGACGGTTCCACCACAAGCGCTGGCATTACGTGGCGCTGTGCACGGAGCAGGTGTTCTGCGCGGTCGCCATCGTCGACCTGGGCTGGATCAGCACCGCCTTCGCCTACGCCTTCGACCGCCGCGACGGCGACATGCTGGCCAATTTTTCGCAGGACGGCTTGCCGCTGGTGTCGGCCAAACTGGCCAACCACGCAGGCGGATCGAGCCGCTTCAAGGCCAAGGGCGCGCACATCGCCATCGATGCCAATGGCGACGGCAGTTATCGCCTGATGCTGGACTGCGACTACCTGGAGATCGATGCCAGCTTCGGTCCCGGCCCGTCGCCGCTGCTGCTGGCCACCGGCCCGATCGACAAAGGCTCGGTGCACGCCACCCAGAAGTCGTCGGCCATGCCGCTGAGCGGCGAGGTGCGGACCTGGCGCGAAGACTACAAGCTCGATGGCGGCGTGGCCAGCTTCGACTATTCCAACGGCCTGTTGGCGCGCAATACCGCGTGGCGCTGGGCCTCGGCGCACAATCTGGAGCTGGGCTTCAATCTGCAAGCCGGGTATTTCGGCGCCCATGAAAACGCCTTGTGGCTGGACGGCGACCTGATTGCGCTGGCGCCGGCCCACTTCCTGTACGATAAAAAGGATGCGCTGTCGCAGTGGCATATTTTCACCGAAGACGATATGCTGGACCTGATCTTCACGCCGGAGGGCGCGCGCCGCGACAACAAGAAAATGGTGGTGGCGGCCAGCCGTTACCTGCAACCGATCGGCACGTTCAGTGGCTGGGTGCGCGCCGCGCCGGACCAGCCCAAACGCATGGTCACGCAGTTGATGGGCGTGACCGAAGACCATTCCTCCCGCTGGTAG
- a CDS encoding DUF349 domain-containing protein, giving the protein MFDFLFKRATETSAIPSSPAAVPAQDAAASATAGRRDEQAQRAAALNGDEAAAVTLILESEFASVRQAAAEHVHTPAALEQVMLAVRNSDRRVAKLMQGRLDAIRYQLAEHQKAQACLDLAQRLLQDEKLTPNQVAELDRQWQIVSEVPALAEAYASARAALAARLETQVNLQRKIIDAMAAVRKLPQAGVPAAQALSALDGYAAELSVYQEAPEHNALPRHLLSDYAQALEQTRAALAKPVKAVAAEPVALPAVVAAPAATAADAPADAASTAPASPVEAAPAKAPKLPKPAPKETDKKFLETLDALEAALELGQLHIAAEHDKWLREHKTRLSHAQTEHLNHVRAELKRLGDWARWGGNVSREELVKAVEELPAQKLAMSELAKKVGSMRDRWKQLDAVSGHAPKSLWERFDNACTNAYAPAAAHFKQLADERHANAAKAQALIEETQALAASVANGADLKNVAAAGQRLRQMWGRLGTIDRKEKRKLDQTFDKVLANMLAPLSEQRKVEAAKREELIAEAEALDPTDRHTLDKVRRLQERWQEHAKALPLDRKIEQALWQRFRAACDAIFAQRKESAHAADHERKAHLHAREAVCKELEEASFSGEDKAQLAAIAKALKDAAGAWHATGVVPRAAEARISQRYHNAVGKVQAQAEAIKRRAGAAQANALRDKLRLCQALENAIANEGEAIDAAAWQAQWAALPSLGNDYERALAGRFNAAVAAIDGNRAACAQELERNRGKLLDEVLRLEIVAGVDSGAEFARERLKMQVEVLQSSLKSGQKPQSASAAYLQLCALPALADARTASRIEQLFRRIGVVERA; this is encoded by the coding sequence ATGTTCGATTTCCTCTTTAAGCGTGCCACCGAAACTTCGGCCATTCCTTCCTCGCCAGCGGCTGTGCCGGCGCAGGACGCGGCCGCCTCCGCCACCGCCGGGCGCCGCGACGAGCAGGCGCAGCGCGCCGCCGCCCTCAACGGCGACGAAGCGGCCGCCGTCACCCTGATCCTGGAGAGTGAATTTGCCAGCGTGCGCCAGGCCGCCGCCGAGCATGTGCACACGCCCGCTGCGCTGGAGCAAGTGATGCTGGCGGTGCGCAACTCCGATCGCCGTGTCGCCAAGCTGATGCAGGGCCGCCTGGACGCGATCCGCTACCAGCTGGCCGAGCATCAAAAGGCCCAGGCTTGCCTGGATCTGGCGCAACGTTTGTTGCAGGATGAAAAGTTGACGCCTAACCAGGTGGCCGAGCTGGATCGTCAATGGCAGATCGTCTCCGAGGTGCCGGCGCTGGCCGAAGCCTACGCCTCGGCGCGCGCGGCGCTGGCGGCGCGGCTGGAAACGCAGGTGAATTTGCAGCGCAAGATCATCGATGCGATGGCGGCCGTGCGCAAACTGCCGCAGGCTGGTGTGCCGGCGGCGCAGGCATTGTCGGCGCTCGACGGCTACGCCGCCGAGCTAAGCGTCTATCAGGAAGCGCCGGAGCACAATGCGCTGCCGCGCCACTTGTTGAGCGACTACGCCCAAGCGCTCGAGCAGACGCGCGCCGCGCTGGCGAAGCCGGTCAAGGCGGTCGCCGCCGAGCCGGTAGCGCTGCCGGCCGTTGTCGCCGCGCCCGCCGCCACGGCGGCGGATGCCCCGGCCGATGCGGCCTCAACTGCTCCGGCCTCGCCTGTCGAGGCCGCGCCGGCCAAAGCGCCTAAACTGCCCAAGCCTGCGCCGAAAGAAACCGACAAGAAATTCCTGGAAACGCTGGACGCCCTGGAAGCCGCGCTGGAACTCGGCCAACTGCACATCGCCGCTGAGCACGATAAATGGCTGCGCGAGCACAAAACCCGCCTGAGCCACGCCCAGACCGAACACCTGAACCACGTGCGCGCCGAGCTGAAGCGCCTGGGCGACTGGGCGCGCTGGGGCGGCAACGTCTCGCGCGAGGAACTGGTCAAGGCCGTTGAGGAACTGCCGGCCCAGAAGTTGGCCATGAGCGAACTGGCCAAAAAAGTCGGCAGCATGCGCGACCGCTGGAAGCAACTGGACGCTGTTTCCGGCCACGCGCCGAAAAGCCTGTGGGAACGCTTCGACAACGCTTGCACCAACGCCTATGCGCCGGCCGCCGCCCACTTCAAGCAACTGGCCGATGAACGCCACGCCAACGCCGCCAAGGCGCAGGCCCTGATTGAAGAAACCCAGGCCCTGGCCGCCTCCGTCGCCAACGGCGCCGACCTGAAAAACGTCGCCGCCGCCGGCCAGCGCCTGCGCCAGATGTGGGGCCGCCTGGGCACCATCGACCGCAAGGAAAAGCGCAAGCTCGACCAGACCTTCGACAAGGTGCTGGCCAATATGCTGGCGCCGCTGTCCGAGCAGCGCAAGGTCGAAGCTGCCAAGCGCGAAGAATTGATCGCCGAAGCCGAAGCGCTGGACCCGACCGACCGTCACACGCTGGACAAGGTGCGCCGCCTGCAGGAACGCTGGCAGGAGCACGCCAAGGCGCTGCCGCTGGACCGCAAGATCGAGCAGGCGTTGTGGCAGCGTTTCCGCGCCGCCTGCGACGCCATCTTCGCCCAGCGCAAGGAAAGCGCCCATGCCGCCGATCACGAGCGCAAAGCCCACCTGCACGCGCGTGAAGCAGTCTGCAAGGAACTGGAAGAGGCCAGCTTCAGCGGCGAGGACAAGGCGCAGCTGGCCGCCATCGCCAAGGCGCTGAAAGACGCCGCCGGCGCCTGGCACGCCACCGGCGTGGTGCCGCGCGCGGCCGAGGCGCGCATCAGCCAGCGTTATCACAACGCCGTTGGCAAGGTGCAAGCGCAGGCGGAGGCCATCAAGCGCCGCGCCGGCGCCGCCCAGGCCAACGCCCTGCGTGACAAGCTGCGCCTGTGCCAGGCGCTGGAGAACGCGATCGCCAATGAAGGCGAGGCCATCGACGCCGCCGCGTGGCAGGCCCAGTGGGCGGCGTTGCCGTCGCTGGGCAACGACTACGAACGTGCGCTGGCGGGGCGCTTCAACGCCGCCGTGGCCGCCATCGACGGCAACCGTGCCGCCTGCGCCCAGGAACTGGAGCGCAACCGCGGCAAACTGCTGGACGAAGTGCTGCGCCTGGAAATCGTGGCCGGCGTCGACAGCGGCGCCGAATTCGCGCGCGAGCGCCTGAAGATGCAGGTGGAAGTGTTGCAGTCGTCGCTGAAATCGGGCCAGAAGCCGCAGTCCGCCTCGGCCGCCTACCTGCAACTGTGCGCGCTGCCGGCCCTGGCCGACGCCCGCACGGCCAGCCGCATCGAGCAACTGTTCCGCCGCATCGGCGTGGTGGAGCGCGCGTGA